One Gloeothece verrucosa PCC 7822 DNA window includes the following coding sequences:
- the gcvH gene encoding glycine cleavage system protein GcvH, whose amino-acid sequence MELEYPDDLRYLDTHEYVRLDGEIATIGISAYAIEQLGDLVFLDLPEIGDPVEVGETFGRVESVKAVEDLYPPVSGTVIERNEAMIDSPEHIADDPYGEGWLLKIRVVNPDAELDETLTADEYRAQVEGDT is encoded by the coding sequence ATGGAACTCGAATACCCCGATGATCTAAGATATCTCGATACTCACGAATACGTTCGTCTAGATGGCGAAATTGCAACCATAGGCATTAGCGCTTATGCGATCGAACAACTCGGTGATCTGGTTTTTCTAGACTTACCCGAAATAGGAGATCCGGTAGAAGTGGGTGAAACTTTTGGTCGTGTCGAATCGGTAAAAGCGGTTGAGGACCTTTATCCTCCCGTGTCTGGTACGGTAATAGAACGCAATGAAGCGATGATCGACTCTCCAGAACACATCGCCGATGATCCCTATGGGGAAGGATGGTTATTAAAAATACGGGTGGTCAATCCTGATGCTGAACTTGATGAAACCTTAACGGCCGACGAGTATCGCGCTCAAGTAGAAGGAGACACCTGA
- the rpsB gene encoding 30S ribosomal protein S2, with amino-acid sequence MSVVTLNELLESGVHFGHQTRRWNPKMAPYIYTARNGVHIIDLVQTAELIEEAYDYMRKAADQGKKFLFVGTKRQAAGIIAQEALRCGSNFVNQRWLGGMLTNWETIRTRAERLKELEEMEESGAISRRPKKEAAVLRRELFKLQKYLGGIKTMRRIPDVVVIIDLKREYNAVQECQKLGIPIVALLDTNCDPDYVDVPIPGNDDAIRSIKLIIGKLADAIYEGRHGEVAPDEDYEDFDENLENDYEEEDNYSQADWASKYSDDDEESDR; translated from the coding sequence ATGTCAGTTGTAACTCTTAATGAATTACTCGAGTCAGGAGTTCACTTTGGTCATCAGACTCGTCGCTGGAACCCCAAAATGGCTCCCTACATCTATACGGCTCGTAACGGAGTTCATATCATCGACCTGGTACAAACCGCCGAATTGATCGAGGAAGCTTACGACTATATGCGTAAAGCCGCCGATCAAGGCAAAAAATTCCTGTTTGTGGGAACTAAGCGTCAAGCGGCTGGAATTATTGCACAAGAAGCCCTACGTTGTGGCTCTAACTTCGTTAACCAGCGTTGGTTAGGAGGAATGCTCACCAACTGGGAAACCATCCGCACTCGGGCTGAACGTCTAAAAGAATTAGAAGAGATGGAAGAAAGCGGGGCCATCTCTCGACGACCCAAAAAAGAAGCGGCTGTTTTACGTCGAGAATTGTTTAAACTGCAAAAATATTTGGGCGGCATTAAAACCATGCGCCGGATTCCCGATGTAGTGGTGATTATTGACCTAAAAAGGGAATATAACGCCGTTCAGGAATGTCAAAAATTAGGGATTCCCATTGTGGCCTTGTTGGATACTAACTGCGATCCTGACTATGTAGACGTGCCCATTCCGGGGAATGATGATGCAATTCGCTCAATTAAACTGATTATTGGGAAACTCGCCGACGCGATTTATGAAGGTCGTCATGGAGAAGTCGCCCCGGATGAAGATTATGAAGATTTTGATGAAAACTTAGAAAACGACTACGAAGAAGAAGACAACTACTCACAGGCAGATTGGGCATCTAAATATTCTGACGATGATGAGGAGTCTGACAGATAA
- the tsf gene encoding translation elongation factor Ts: MAEISAKLVKELREKTGAGMMDCKKALSENEGDLVKATEWLRQKGITSAEKKSGRITAEGLVHSYIHTGGRIGVLVEINCETDFVARGDTFKELVNNVAMQIAACPNVEYVNVEDIPEAVAQKEKDIEKGRDDLAGKPDNIKDKIVEGRIGKRLKELSLMDQPYIRDQSITVAELVKQTIAQLGENIQIRRFVRFVLGEGIEKEEKNFAEEVAAQTGQKVEEPKAETATVEPPAAEPVVEVEAPAAEAVVEVEPPAAEVETKNEQPKAQPDNKPKASPAKKGKKKK, from the coding sequence ATGGCGGAAATATCGGCAAAACTGGTCAAAGAATTACGGGAAAAAACCGGCGCTGGCATGATGGACTGCAAAAAGGCGCTTTCCGAAAACGAGGGTGATCTTGTTAAAGCTACAGAATGGCTGCGACAAAAAGGCATCACCTCGGCTGAGAAAAAATCCGGACGCATTACGGCCGAAGGGCTAGTTCATAGCTACATCCATACAGGCGGCCGTATAGGGGTCTTGGTGGAAATCAACTGTGAAACCGACTTTGTCGCCCGAGGAGATACCTTTAAAGAACTCGTCAACAATGTGGCTATGCAGATTGCCGCTTGCCCTAATGTTGAATACGTCAATGTAGAAGACATCCCCGAGGCAGTTGCCCAAAAAGAAAAAGATATAGAAAAAGGGCGCGATGATTTAGCTGGTAAACCCGATAACATTAAAGACAAGATTGTTGAAGGTCGTATTGGCAAACGACTCAAAGAACTGTCCTTAATGGACCAGCCCTACATTCGAGACCAAAGCATTACTGTAGCAGAGTTAGTTAAGCAAACCATTGCTCAATTAGGCGAAAATATTCAAATACGTCGGTTTGTACGCTTTGTTCTCGGCGAGGGAATTGAAAAAGAAGAGAAAAACTTTGCTGAAGAAGTAGCTGCCCAAACCGGACAAAAAGTTGAAGAACCCAAAGCTGAAACAGCTACAGTAGAACCCCCTGCGGCTGAACCCGTAGTCGAAGTCGAAGCCCCTGCGGCTGAAGCGGTAGTGGAAGTAGAACCCCCTGCGGCTGAGGTTGAAACTAAAAACGAACAACCCAAAGCGCAGCCTGACAACAAACCCAAAGCCAGTCCTGCTAAAAAAGGGAAAAAGAAAAAGTAA
- a CDS encoding DUF6887 family protein has product MKPNFEQMSKTELRKYVATHPDDQEAFYALVDRLTAQPSSQVYPASMTPGEIQETILSHIQNKQHSTDT; this is encoded by the coding sequence ATGAAGCCAAATTTTGAACAAATGAGCAAAACTGAATTAAGGAAATATGTTGCTACTCATCCGGATGATCAAGAAGCATTTTATGCCTTAGTTGATCGTTTAACGGCTCAACCCTCCAGTCAAGTTTATCCTGCTTCTATGACTCCTGGGGAGATTCAAGAAACGATTTTAAGTCATATTCAAAATAAACAGCACTCTACCGACACATAA
- a CDS encoding DUF6888 family protein: protein MQEYFNEVSILPTVEQALKSLYLCQSLTTAYQPIYMVRLDERNGKVFILAGEDIQILVSRDGNWEFLS from the coding sequence ATTCAAGAGTATTTTAACGAGGTAAGTATTCTTCCAACAGTAGAACAAGCACTGAAATCTTTATACTTATGTCAGTCTTTAACAACGGCTTACCAACCTATTTATATGGTGCGTTTAGATGAGCGTAATGGTAAAGTATTCATTTTAGCGGGTGAGGATATACAAATTTTAGTTAGTCGTGATGGTAACTGGGAATTTTTATCATGA
- the recG gene encoding ATP-dependent DNA helicase RecG translates to MTETPDWIRLQKALSVEAERGFTDLQGNQYRFHEFLCLNFGQSPPIGTSLDDRRRWQEMAVQFSRYPDLTLTQRQQLVAETRRFLQDLRQTLETPQEPPTPKLPKTAPVTHQTSQTRQITLDQPLSALVEVGYRKSDLLARLGLKTVQDLLFYYPRDHIDYARQVNIANLVAGETVTIIGTVKRCNCFTSPKNKQLSIFELLIKDHTGQIKLNRFFAGNRFTNRGWQERQKRLYAVGSLVAASGLVKQNKYGLTLENPEIEVLDSLGSNIESLKIGRVLPVYPLTEGVPADLIRKAVIEAMGAIAQLKDPLPKDIQNSYGLIKLKEAIANIHYPETPEILAHARRRLVFDEFFFLQLGFLQRRQEQKQTQKSASFNPRGELIEKFNEILPFALTGAQKRVIGEIQQDLKGTTPMNRLVQGDVGSGKTIVAVFAILAAIQSGYQAALMAPTEVLAEQHYRKLVGWFNLLHLPVELLTGSTKVSKRREIHAQLESGELPLLVGTHALIQDPVNFRNLGLVVIDEQHRFGVQQRARLLAKGQAPHVLTMTATPIPRTLALTIHGDLDVSQIDELPPGRQPIQTTALSGKERTQAYDLIRREVAQGRQAYVIFPLIEESEKLDVRAAVEEYKRLSETIFPDFQIGLLHGRMSSSEKDEALNAFRDNKTQIIVSTTVIEVGVDVPNATVMLIENAERFGLSQLHQLRGRVGRGSHKSYCLLMSSSRTPDAHQRLKVLEQSQDGFFISEMDLRFRGPGEVLGTRQTGLPDFALASLVEDQEVLNIARQAAERIMMADSSLKTMPSLKKALDEKYQRMLGADILT, encoded by the coding sequence ATGACCGAGACACCAGACTGGATACGATTACAGAAAGCCCTATCAGTAGAAGCGGAAAGAGGGTTTACAGACTTACAGGGGAACCAATACCGCTTTCATGAGTTTCTCTGTTTAAATTTCGGACAGTCTCCCCCCATCGGAACCTCGTTAGATGATCGCCGGCGTTGGCAAGAAATGGCGGTTCAGTTTTCCCGTTACCCCGACTTAACTCTCACTCAACGACAACAGTTAGTCGCCGAAACTCGCCGCTTTTTGCAAGACTTACGACAAACCCTAGAAACCCCTCAAGAACCCCCAACCCCTAAATTACCGAAAACTGCGCCCGTTACTCACCAAACCTCTCAAACGAGACAGATTACCCTCGATCAACCCCTGAGCGCTTTAGTAGAAGTAGGCTACCGTAAAAGTGACTTATTAGCCCGTTTGGGATTAAAAACGGTACAAGACCTTCTATTTTATTATCCGAGAGACCATATTGATTATGCTCGTCAAGTAAATATTGCTAATCTAGTGGCCGGAGAAACCGTTACCATTATAGGTACAGTTAAACGCTGTAACTGTTTTACCAGTCCCAAAAATAAACAACTTTCTATTTTTGAACTATTAATTAAAGACCATACCGGACAAATCAAATTAAATCGCTTTTTTGCCGGAAATCGCTTTACTAACCGAGGTTGGCAAGAACGACAAAAACGATTATATGCTGTGGGTTCTCTAGTAGCGGCATCGGGTTTAGTCAAACAAAATAAATATGGATTGACTTTAGAAAATCCCGAAATAGAAGTTTTAGATAGTCTCGGTTCTAATATTGAATCTCTGAAAATAGGTCGGGTTTTACCGGTATATCCATTAACCGAAGGAGTTCCAGCAGACCTCATTAGAAAAGCCGTCATTGAAGCAATGGGTGCAATTGCTCAACTTAAAGATCCCCTGCCCAAAGATATACAAAATAGCTATGGATTAATTAAATTAAAAGAGGCAATTGCGAATATTCATTATCCCGAAACGCCCGAAATTCTTGCTCATGCCAGAAGACGCTTAGTTTTTGATGAATTTTTCTTTCTGCAATTAGGCTTTTTACAACGTCGTCAAGAACAAAAACAAACCCAAAAAAGTGCGAGTTTTAATCCGAGAGGAGAACTCATAGAAAAATTTAATGAAATATTACCCTTCGCTTTAACGGGTGCCCAAAAACGGGTGATAGGGGAAATTCAACAAGATTTAAAAGGCACTACACCCATGAACCGGCTAGTACAAGGAGACGTGGGTTCAGGAAAAACGATCGTAGCCGTTTTCGCCATTTTAGCCGCTATCCAATCCGGTTATCAAGCCGCTTTAATGGCTCCCACAGAAGTCTTAGCCGAACAACATTATCGTAAATTAGTAGGATGGTTTAACCTGCTTCATCTTCCTGTAGAACTGCTAACCGGTTCGACAAAAGTCTCTAAACGTCGAGAAATTCATGCTCAATTAGAAAGCGGAGAATTACCCTTATTAGTGGGAACTCATGCTTTAATTCAAGACCCCGTTAACTTTCGGAATTTGGGGTTAGTAGTAATCGATGAACAGCATCGTTTTGGGGTGCAACAACGGGCGCGGTTATTAGCAAAAGGACAAGCCCCTCATGTTTTAACCATGACTGCCACGCCGATTCCTCGTACCTTAGCTTTAACGATACATGGGGATTTAGATGTAAGTCAAATTGATGAATTGCCCCCCGGTAGACAACCCATTCAAACAACAGCATTAAGCGGAAAAGAACGAACTCAAGCTTATGATTTAATTCGTCGAGAAGTAGCCCAAGGACGACAAGCTTATGTGATTTTTCCCCTCATCGAAGAATCAGAAAAATTAGATGTTCGTGCCGCCGTAGAAGAATATAAACGCTTATCGGAAACGATCTTTCCGGATTTTCAGATCGGGTTATTACATGGGCGCATGAGTTCAAGCGAAAAAGATGAAGCATTAAACGCTTTTCGGGATAATAAAACTCAAATTATTGTGTCAACCACAGTGATTGAAGTAGGGGTAGATGTGCCCAATGCGACGGTAATGTTAATTGAAAATGCCGAACGTTTCGGGTTATCTCAATTACACCAATTGCGGGGGCGTGTGGGTAGAGGTTCTCATAAATCTTACTGTCTGTTAATGAGTAGTAGCCGCACCCCGGATGCTCATCAACGTTTAAAAGTATTAGAACAGTCTCAAGATGGCTTTTTTATCTCAGAAATGGACTTGCGTTTTCGGGGACCTGGGGAAGTGTTGGGAACTCGTCAGACAGGTTTACCGGATTTTGCTTTAGCCAGTTTAGTGGAGGATCAAGAAGTATTAAACATTGCCCGTCAAGCCGCAGAAAGGATTATGATGGCTGATTCCAGCCTTAAGACGATGCCATCTTTGAAAAAAGCCTTAGATGAAAAATATCAACGAATGTTAGGGGCTGATATCTTAACTTAA
- a CDS encoding bifunctional acetate--CoA ligase family protein/GNAT family N-acetyltransferase, producing the protein MLKPLKPVTDPAYDILRSEYQPLSFIFKPDTVAVIGATDKEGSVGRTLLWNLISNPFGGTIYPINPKRHNVLGIQAYPNIKAVPEPVDLAVIATPAPTIPGIIAECVEAGVQGAIIISAGFREIGAAGLELERQIQEIARGKIRIIGPNCLGVMNPRNGLNATFASGIARPGNVGFISQSGAICTAVLDWSISENVGFSAFVSIGSMLDVNWGDLIYYLGDDPHTHCIVIYMESIGDARSFLSAAREVALTKPIIIIKAGQTEAAAKAATSHTGALSGSKDVLDAAFRRCGVLEVNRISEMFDMAELLGKQSRLPKGPRLTIVTNAGGPGVLATDALINTGGELAELAPETIAKLNQILPANWSHSNPVDILGDATPERYTKAFDIIQQDPNSDGILVILTPQAMTDPTQTAEQLKAYIQKSQKPVLASWMGGTEITAGETILNNSRIPTYRYPDSAARLFNWLWKYSYNLRGIYETPVLPHDQEGIPNRELVDEILQTVRSCGRTILTESESKQILGAYGIPIVRTATAKTEDEAVDFAESIGYPVVIKLYSKTITHKTDVGGVQLNLTDEEAVRWAYRDIQTSVTQKVGAEHFQGVTVQPMLNLSGGYELIIGSSIDPQFGPVLLFGTGGQLVEVFRDHAIALPPLNTTLARRMIEQTKIYKALQGVRGRKAVNLEALEYLLVRFSQLVVEQPWIKEIDINPLLASAERLTALDARVVLHPHDTPEDQLSHPAIRPYPTQYIVPWTMPDGTVVNIRPIRPEDEPLIVKLNHTLSEESVYFRYFHLMTLSSRIAHERLTRICFIDYDREMALVAEYKNPDTGEKEILAVGRLSKLHGINEGEFAMLVSDAYQRRGLGTEMLRRLVQIGKDEKLERIKAEILPENRAMQRVSEKVGFQLKRSPDIVTANYQL; encoded by the coding sequence ATGCTTAAACCCCTCAAACCCGTTACCGACCCCGCCTACGATATCCTCCGTTCTGAATATCAGCCCCTAAGCTTTATCTTCAAACCCGACACCGTTGCTGTCATTGGTGCTACAGATAAAGAAGGTAGTGTAGGACGTACCCTACTGTGGAATCTCATCAGTAACCCTTTTGGCGGCACAATATACCCCATTAATCCCAAACGCCACAATGTATTAGGGATTCAAGCCTATCCCAATATTAAAGCAGTACCTGAACCGGTTGATCTAGCCGTGATCGCCACCCCCGCGCCAACTATTCCCGGAATTATTGCTGAGTGTGTGGAAGCCGGAGTACAAGGGGCCATTATTATCTCCGCAGGATTTCGAGAAATTGGTGCAGCCGGACTCGAGTTAGAACGGCAAATTCAAGAAATTGCCCGAGGAAAAATTCGTATTATCGGGCCCAATTGTTTAGGCGTGATGAACCCTAGAAACGGACTGAATGCCACTTTTGCCTCTGGTATAGCCCGCCCGGGTAATGTAGGATTTATCAGTCAGAGTGGGGCTATTTGTACCGCCGTTTTAGATTGGAGTATCTCGGAAAATGTCGGCTTTAGTGCTTTTGTTTCCATTGGTTCGATGCTCGATGTGAACTGGGGAGATTTAATCTACTATCTCGGCGATGATCCTCACACTCATTGTATTGTGATCTACATGGAATCTATTGGTGATGCTCGCTCTTTCCTCTCCGCCGCGCGGGAAGTGGCCCTCACCAAACCGATTATTATCATAAAAGCCGGTCAAACCGAAGCCGCCGCTAAAGCCGCTACCTCTCACACAGGAGCTTTATCCGGGTCTAAAGATGTGTTAGATGCTGCCTTCCGCCGTTGTGGAGTGTTGGAAGTCAATCGCATTTCAGAAATGTTTGATATGGCAGAATTATTAGGTAAACAATCTCGTTTGCCGAAAGGGCCTCGTTTAACCATTGTCACTAATGCGGGTGGTCCTGGAGTGTTAGCCACAGATGCTCTGATTAATACCGGTGGAGAATTAGCCGAACTCGCTCCAGAAACTATTGCTAAACTCAATCAAATTTTACCCGCAAACTGGAGTCATAGTAATCCTGTGGATATTTTGGGAGATGCCACTCCTGAACGCTACACAAAAGCATTCGATATTATTCAACAAGACCCTAACAGTGATGGAATATTAGTCATTTTAACGCCCCAAGCCATGACTGATCCCACCCAAACAGCAGAACAATTAAAAGCTTACATCCAGAAAAGCCAAAAGCCGGTTTTAGCGAGTTGGATGGGAGGAACAGAAATTACTGCCGGTGAAACGATTCTTAATAATAGTCGCATTCCGACTTATCGTTATCCGGATTCAGCCGCTCGTTTATTTAATTGGCTGTGGAAGTATAGTTATAATTTGCGGGGGATTTATGAAACGCCAGTCTTGCCGCATGACCAAGAAGGAATCCCTAACCGCGAGTTAGTTGACGAAATTCTGCAAACCGTGCGCTCCTGTGGACGTACTATTCTAACCGAATCAGAATCTAAGCAAATTTTAGGAGCTTATGGTATTCCCATTGTCAGGACCGCCACAGCGAAAACTGAAGATGAAGCGGTGGATTTTGCTGAATCCATTGGCTATCCTGTGGTGATCAAATTGTACTCCAAAACGATTACTCATAAGACGGATGTGGGAGGGGTACAATTAAATCTGACTGATGAAGAGGCTGTGCGATGGGCTTATCGCGATATTCAAACCTCCGTCACTCAAAAAGTAGGAGCCGAACATTTCCAAGGGGTGACTGTACAACCGATGCTCAATCTCAGTGGCGGCTATGAATTGATTATTGGTAGTAGTATTGATCCTCAGTTTGGTCCGGTGTTGTTATTTGGGACCGGAGGACAACTGGTAGAAGTTTTCCGCGATCATGCTATTGCCCTTCCTCCTCTGAATACCACCTTGGCACGACGGATGATAGAGCAAACAAAAATTTATAAAGCTCTCCAGGGAGTAAGAGGACGTAAAGCGGTTAATTTAGAAGCTTTGGAATATTTGTTAGTCAGATTTAGTCAGCTAGTGGTGGAACAACCTTGGATTAAAGAAATTGATATTAATCCTCTGTTAGCTTCTGCGGAACGCTTGACTGCCCTAGATGCTCGTGTGGTTCTTCATCCCCATGATACCCCAGAAGACCAACTCTCCCACCCGGCTATCCGTCCTTATCCAACGCAATATATTGTCCCTTGGACGATGCCAGATGGAACAGTCGTCAATATTCGTCCTATTCGTCCTGAAGATGAACCTTTGATCGTTAAATTAAATCATACGCTTTCAGAAGAAAGTGTTTACTTCCGATATTTTCATCTGATGACTCTCAGTAGTCGGATTGCTCATGAAAGGTTAACTCGGATCTGTTTTATTGATTATGACCGAGAAATGGCTTTAGTCGCTGAGTATAAAAATCCTGATACCGGAGAAAAAGAGATTTTAGCTGTGGGGCGTTTAAGTAAACTTCATGGCATTAATGAGGGAGAGTTTGCCATGTTGGTTAGTGATGCTTATCAACGTCGGGGGTTAGGAACAGAAATGTTGCGAAGGCTGGTTCAAATTGGGAAAGATGAAAAATTAGAGCGCATTAAAGCCGAAATTTTACCGGAAAATCGAGCCATGCAGCGAGTCTCAGAAAAAGTCGGTTTTCAACTTAAGCGCTCACCTGATATTGTGACGGCAAATTATCAGCTATAA
- the hemJ gene encoding protoporphyrinogen oxidase HemJ — protein sequence MAYFWFKAFHLIGVVVWFAGLFYLVRLFVYHAEASQQPEPAQTILKNQYVIMEKRLYNIITTPGMVVTVAMAIGLISTETEVLKSGWLHIKLAFVVALLGYHFYCGRIMKQLEKNECQWSGQQFRALNEAPTVLLVVIVLLAVFKNQLPLDLTTWLIVALVILMAASIQLYAKKRRKDQERLMQLNSQEVSKAAGT from the coding sequence ATGGCTTATTTTTGGTTTAAAGCATTTCACCTGATCGGCGTAGTGGTTTGGTTTGCAGGGTTATTTTATTTAGTGCGGCTGTTTGTTTATCACGCTGAAGCTTCTCAACAGCCAGAACCGGCCCAAACGATTCTTAAAAATCAATATGTGATCATGGAAAAACGCCTCTATAACATTATCACCACTCCTGGAATGGTAGTGACGGTAGCTATGGCGATCGGCTTAATCTCTACAGAAACAGAGGTTTTAAAGTCGGGTTGGTTGCATATTAAGTTGGCTTTTGTGGTGGCTTTGCTTGGCTATCATTTTTACTGTGGGCGCATTATGAAGCAACTTGAGAAAAATGAATGTCAATGGAGTGGGCAGCAGTTTCGCGCTTTGAATGAAGCTCCGACTGTGTTATTAGTGGTAATTGTGCTTCTGGCTGTGTTTAAGAATCAATTACCTTTGGATTTAACCACTTGGTTGATAGTGGCTTTGGTGATTCTGATGGCGGCTTCGATTCAGCTATACGCTAAGAAACGCAGAAAAGACCAAGAAAGATTAATGCAATTGAACTCACAGGAAGTGAGTAAAGCGGCTGGCACTTAA
- a CDS encoding DNA-methyltransferase translates to MDNHSKILPAQETNSGCYYVGEAEKVLKESYFCKFKGQIQLIFTSPPFPLNSKKSYGNMLGDEYLQWFTDLAPLFAEMLTEDGSIVIELGNSWESQRPVQSLLPLQSLLSFVSCAGTNLRLIQEFICYNPSRLPSPANWVTVNRIRTVDSYTRLWWVAKTDSPKADNSKVLRPYSERMKYLLRTGNYNSGKRPSEHKIGKTSFLKDCGGSIAHNFLELDDMDSQRKVRLPNAFSYSNSSSNNFFAKTCKERKITPHPARMPMGLPAFFIEFLTDPGDWVLDPFAGSNTTGYAAARLNRKWLAIDAEKQFVEQSKIRFEDPTLKTQTPSE, encoded by the coding sequence ATGGATAATCACAGTAAAATATTGCCTGCCCAAGAAACAAACTCAGGTTGTTATTATGTTGGTGAGGCTGAAAAAGTCTTGAAAGAATCCTATTTTTGTAAGTTCAAAGGCCAAATACAGTTAATTTTTACATCTCCGCCTTTTCCTCTTAATAGTAAAAAAAGTTATGGCAATATGCTGGGTGACGAATATCTTCAATGGTTTACCGATTTAGCTCCTCTCTTTGCGGAAATGTTAACTGAAGATGGCTCTATTGTTATTGAATTGGGTAATAGTTGGGAATCCCAACGTCCTGTCCAATCATTACTGCCTTTACAATCATTGTTGAGTTTTGTTTCGTGTGCAGGAACTAATTTACGCCTTATTCAAGAATTTATTTGTTACAATCCATCTCGCTTACCTTCTCCTGCTAATTGGGTAACAGTTAACCGCATCAGAACTGTAGATAGTTATACTCGTTTATGGTGGGTAGCTAAAACGGATTCTCCTAAAGCAGATAATTCTAAAGTATTGCGTCCTTATAGTGAACGCATGAAATACCTTCTTAGAACTGGCAATTATAACTCAGGTAAAAGACCCTCTGAGCATAAAATTGGAAAAACTAGCTTTTTAAAAGATTGTGGTGGTTCTATTGCTCATAATTTCCTAGAATTAGACGATATGGACTCTCAAAGAAAAGTTCGTCTACCTAATGCTTTTTCTTATTCAAATAGCAGTTCTAATAATTTTTTTGCTAAAACTTGTAAAGAACGGAAAATCACGCCTCATCCTGCACGAATGCCAATGGGATTGCCAGCATTTTTTATTGAGTTTTTAACCGATCCTGGAGATTGGGTATTAGACCCTTTTGCTGGTAGTAATACAACTGGATATGCAGCAGCCAGACTAAATCGAAAATGGTTAGCAATAGATGCAGAAAAACAATTTGTCGAGCAGTCAAAAATTCGTTTTGAAGACCCTACATTAAAAACACAAACACCATCTGAATAA